One Epinephelus lanceolatus isolate andai-2023 chromosome 17, ASM4190304v1, whole genome shotgun sequence genomic window carries:
- the pcca gene encoding propionyl-CoA carboxylase alpha chain, mitochondrial, whose translation MAAHWLSPSLNRLLFAVKYASLQSRCCAIHCNAYYSTVYNPNEKTFDKILIANRGEIACRVIKTCRKMGIQTVAVHSDVDSSAVHVKMADEAVCVGPAPTSKSYLNMDAIMDAIRSTGAQAVHPGYGFLSENKEFAKRLAAEDVAFIGPDTHAIQAMGDKIESKLIAKAAKVNVIPGFDGVVKNAEDAVKIAQEIGYPVMIKASAGGGGKGMRIAWNDEETREGFRFSSQEAASSFGDDRLLIEKFIDNPRHIEIQVLADKHGNALWLNERECSIQRRNQKVVEEAPSTFLDPETRRAMGEQAVQLAKAVQYSSAGTVEFLVDSNKNFYFLEMNTRLQVEHPITECITGLDLVEQMIRVAKGYKLQHKQKDIPINGWAIESRVYAEDPYKSFGLPSIGRLSGYQEPLNLSNVRVDSGIQEGSDISIYYDPMISKLVTYGATRAEALARMEDALDNYVIRGVTHNIPLLREIITHPRFISGDISTNFLPEVYPDGFKGHQLNVDTRRELLASAAALYITAQLRSQKVLGDLRVSSSPVKCSTWELHVELEDGSHSVEVTKSGNVYTVEVDGGKVEVSGQWNLASALLPLTINGTDRMLQCLSRDASGRIILQFMGTSFKVRVLSKLAAEFNSYMPEKVSEDTSSILRSPMPGTVVAVSVKPGDTVAEGQEICVIEAMKMQNSLTAVKQAKVKSVHCKPGETVGEGDLLVELE comes from the exons ATGGCGGCGCACTGGCTCTCTCCATCACTGAACAGGCTGCTGTTTGCTGTAAAG taTGCCTCACTCCAGTCCAGATGCTGTGCCATACACTGCAATGCTTATTATTCCACTGTCTACAACCCCAATGAAAAG ACCTTTGATAAGATCCTAATTGCCAACAGAGGAGAGATTGCCTGTAGG GTGATCAAGACATGTCGCAAGATGGGCATCCAGACTGTAGCTGTTCACAGTGATGTCGACTCCAGTGCT GTTCATGTAAAGATGGCTGACGAAGCAGTGTGTGTCGGCCCTGCCCCCACCAGTAAGAGCTACCTGAACATGGATGCCATCATGGATGCCATCAGATCGACTGGAGCACAAGCT GTTCATCCTGGCTATGGGTTTCTCTCTGAAAACAAAGAGTTTGCAAAGCGACTG GCAGCAGAGGATGTAGCATTCATTGGCCCAGACACCCATGCTATCCAGGCTATGGGGGATAAAATTGAGAGCAAGCTGATCGCTAAGGCTGCCAAGGTCAACGTCATCCCAGGATTTGATGGAGTCGTAAAG AATGCTGAGGATGCTGTGAAGATCGCACAGGAAATTG GCTACCCAGTGATGATCAAAGcatctgcaggaggaggagggaaagggATGAGGATTGCTTGGAACGATGAGGAGACGAG GGAAGGTTTCCGGTTCTCGTCTCAGGAGGCAGCATCCAGCTTTGGTGATGACAGGCTGCTCATTGAGAAGTTCATAGACAACCCCAGGCACATAGAGATCCAG GTGCTTGCTGATAAACATGGTAATGCTCTGTGGCTGAATGAGAGGGAGTGCTCCATCCAGAGGAGGAACCAGAAGGTGGTGGAAGAAGCTCCCAG CACTTTCCTGGATCCTGAGACACGGCGGGCAATGGGTGAGCAGGCAGTGCAGCTGGCCAAGGCTGTGCAGTACTCCTCTGCCGGCACTGTGGAGTTCCTGGTGGATTCGAATAAGAACTTCTACTTTCTGGAAATGAACACACGACtacag GTGGAGCATCCAATTACAGAGTGCATTACTGGCCTGGACTTGGTGGAGCAGATGATCAGGGTTGCCAAGGGTTACAaactgcagcacaaacagaaaGATATCCCAATAAACGGCTGGGCCATTGAGAGTCGTGTCTACGctgag GATCCTTACAAGTCTTTTGGTCTTCCCTCTATTGGACGGCTGTCTGGATACCAAGAGCCACTCAACCTCAGTAAT GTGCGTGTGGACAGCGGCATTCAGGAGGGAAGTGACATCAGCATCTACTATGATCCCATGATCTCTAAG TTGGTTACCTATGGAGCTACGCGAGCTGAAGCCCTTGCCAGAATGGAGGATGCGCTGGATAACTATGTTATCAGAG GTGTGACGCACAACATCCCCCTCCTGAGGGAAATCATCACCCACCCCCGCTTTATCTCTGGTGATATCAGCACCAACTTCCTGCCGGAGGTTTATCCCGATGGCTTCAAGGGTCACCAGCTGAATGTAGACACACGCAGGGAGCTGTTGGCCTCGGCAGCAGCGCTCTACATCACTGCTCAACTCCGCTCACAGAAGGTCCTGGGTGACCTGAG ggtGTCATCTTCTCCCGTGAAATGTAGCACCTGGGAGCTGCATGTGGAGCTAGAGGACGGAAGCCATTCTGTGGAGGTTACCAAATCAGGAAATGTTTATACT GTGGAGGTAGATGGAGGAAAGGTGGAAGTCAGTGGACAGTGGAACCTGGCTTCTGCACTGCTACCACTCACCATCAACGGCACAGACAGGATGctacag TGTCTGTCCAGAGATGCTTCAGGAAGGATTATCTTGCAGTTCATGGGCACATCG TTTAAGGTTCGCGTTCTGTCAAAGTTAGCTGCAGAGTTCAACTCCTACATGCCAGAAAAAGTATCAGAAGACACCAGCAGCATCCTGCGCTCACCAATGCCAGGCACAGTGGTGGCTGTGTCCGTCAAGCCTGGAGATACG